In the genome of Rhodoferax sp. BAB1, one region contains:
- a CDS encoding lytic transglycosylase domain-containing protein encodes MQFQVILTAIALTLGLALPATGAPAKAKARAKPSQDALITDMAEAYKKLDQKRLAALLPQVQGHVLESWAAYWELSARLENAKPAEIEAFLGRYAGTYAEDRLRNDWLLQLGKQRDWARFTAELPRYRMGDDAEVRCHALHAAYSTQNEDVAAQVQELWLAQRDPDEGCAAAAERLIKDEKLDPMVAWRRARLGFEFDKPRIAQQAIGLLNPDWANGLNTLYANPKRYLDEKLTAFRPKTREWVTLAMIRLASSDPEAAAEEVNKLRWRAQLTQEERSWVWGVIGKRAARTLSDKALGYYAQGEDRHMHSDHLVWKVRAALRANDWQQVHDGIAALSETQLRDSTWIYWRARALLALQAPNAELRSRTLLQSIASPRGFYEQLAMEELGQRISAPAAPAALSEEELQAARDNEGLQRALHAISIGLRSEGVREWNYSTNLHQRGGMSDRELLAAAALACEQQVWDRCINASERTRSIMDYTQRFPTPFRQEVQQRAELTGLEPAFVYGLIRQESRFILEAKSGVGAAGLMQVMPATARWTARRIGMNNFKPRQITERDTNIAIGTGYLKLVLEAFDGSMPLAAAAYNAGPSRSKVWRGQAGDPVLEAAIWAENIPFGETRDYVKKVLSNTVNYAAVLSGEPQSLKARLGFVGPLGVDKPEPAEELP; translated from the coding sequence ATGCAGTTTCAAGTCATTCTGACAGCTATCGCCTTGACCCTGGGTCTGGCCCTGCCCGCCACGGGCGCACCGGCCAAGGCCAAGGCACGTGCCAAGCCCTCCCAGGATGCCCTGATCACCGACATGGCCGAAGCCTACAAGAAACTCGACCAGAAGCGGCTGGCCGCGCTCCTGCCCCAGGTCCAAGGCCATGTGCTGGAGTCCTGGGCCGCCTACTGGGAGCTCAGCGCCCGCCTGGAAAACGCCAAACCGGCCGAGATCGAGGCCTTCCTGGGCCGTTATGCCGGCACCTACGCGGAAGACCGCCTGCGCAACGACTGGCTGCTGCAGCTGGGCAAGCAGCGCGACTGGGCCCGCTTCACGGCCGAGCTGCCCCGCTACCGCATGGGCGACGACGCGGAAGTCCGCTGCCATGCCCTGCATGCGGCCTACAGCACCCAGAACGAAGACGTGGCCGCCCAGGTGCAGGAGCTCTGGCTGGCCCAGCGCGACCCGGATGAGGGCTGCGCCGCCGCAGCCGAACGCCTGATCAAGGACGAGAAGCTGGACCCCATGGTGGCCTGGCGCCGCGCCCGCCTGGGTTTCGAGTTCGACAAGCCGCGCATCGCCCAGCAGGCCATCGGCCTGCTCAACCCGGACTGGGCGAACGGCCTCAACACGCTGTACGCCAATCCCAAGCGCTACCTGGACGAAAAGCTCACCGCCTTCCGTCCCAAGACCCGCGAATGGGTCACCCTGGCCATGATCCGCCTGGCCTCCAGCGACCCGGAAGCCGCCGCCGAAGAGGTCAACAAGCTGCGCTGGCGCGCCCAGCTCACGCAGGAAGAACGCAGCTGGGTGTGGGGCGTGATCGGCAAGCGCGCCGCGCGCACCCTCTCGGACAAGGCCCTGGGCTACTACGCGCAGGGCGAAGATCGCCACATGCACAGCGACCACCTGGTCTGGAAAGTGCGCGCCGCGCTGCGCGCCAACGACTGGCAACAGGTGCACGATGGCATTGCCGCACTGAGCGAAACGCAGCTGCGCGACTCGACCTGGATCTACTGGCGCGCCCGCGCCCTGCTGGCCCTGCAGGCCCCCAATGCCGAGTTGCGCTCCCGCACCCTGCTGCAGTCCATCGCCTCGCCGCGCGGTTTCTACGAGCAGCTGGCCATGGAGGAACTGGGCCAGCGCATCAGCGCGCCCGCCGCCCCGGCCGCGCTGAGCGAAGAGGAGTTGCAGGCCGCACGCGACAACGAAGGCCTGCAGCGCGCACTGCACGCCATCAGCATCGGCCTGCGCTCGGAGGGCGTGCGCGAGTGGAACTACAGCACCAACCTGCACCAGCGCGGCGGCATGAGCGACCGCGAACTGCTGGCCGCGGCCGCCCTGGCCTGCGAGCAGCAGGTGTGGGACCGCTGCATCAACGCCAGCGAACGCACCCGCTCGATCATGGATTACACGCAGCGTTTCCCCACCCCCTTCCGCCAGGAGGTGCAGCAGCGCGCCGAACTCACGGGCCTGGAGCCGGCCTTCGTCTACGGCCTGATCCGCCAGGAAAGCCGTTTCATCCTGGAAGCCAAGTCCGGTGTGGGCGCGGCCGGCCTCATGCAGGTCATGCCCGCCACGGCACGCTGGACGGCGCGGCGCATCGGCATGAACAACTTCAAGCCCAGGCAGATCACCGAACGCGACACCAACATCGCCATCGGCACGGGTTACCTCAAGCTGGTACTGGAGGCCTTCGACGGCTCCATGCCCCTGGCCGCAGCGGCCTACAACGCCGGCCCCAGCCGCTCCAAGGTCTGGCGCGGCCAGGCGGGCGACCCGGTGCTCGAAGCCGCCATCTGGGCCGAGAACATCCCCTTCGGCGAAACGCGTGACTACGTCAAGAAAGTGCTGTCCAACACGGTGAATTACGCCGCCGTGCTCAGCGGCGAGCCCCAGTCACTCAAGGCCCGCCTGGGTTTTGTCGGCCCGCTGGGCGTGGACAAACCCGAACCCGCCGAAGAGTTGCCATGA
- the ttcA gene encoding tRNA 2-thiocytidine(32) synthetase TtcA encodes MSAVWIDNEPAVSNDKALKIERETHKLEKRLCRNVGQAIMDYNMIEEGDRVMVCMSGGKDSYGMLDILMKLKARAPIDFTLVAVNLDQKQPGFPDHILPEYLKKLGIEFHIETQDTYSIVKEKVPEGKTMCSLCSRLRRGILYNVARQLKCNKLALGHHRDDMLQTFFLNMFFGGKLKGMPPKLTSDNGEFIVIRPMAYVVEKDLIRWAEHKAFPIIPCTLCGSQENLQRKQIGNLLREWDKKFPGRLETMFTALQNVVPSHLMDAKLHDFRNLKATGVPDANGDLAFDEEELPAAPGLPGGVQVVTL; translated from the coding sequence ATGAGTGCCGTCTGGATAGACAATGAACCGGCCGTCAGCAATGACAAGGCCCTGAAGATCGAGCGCGAAACGCACAAGCTCGAAAAGCGCCTGTGCCGCAACGTCGGCCAGGCCATCATGGACTACAACATGATCGAGGAAGGCGACCGGGTCATGGTCTGCATGTCCGGCGGCAAGGACAGCTACGGCATGCTGGACATCCTCATGAAGCTCAAGGCCCGTGCGCCCATCGACTTCACCCTGGTGGCCGTCAACCTGGACCAGAAACAACCCGGTTTCCCCGACCACATCCTGCCCGAGTACCTGAAAAAGCTGGGCATCGAGTTCCACATCGAGACCCAGGACACCTATTCCATCGTCAAGGAGAAGGTCCCCGAGGGCAAGACCATGTGCAGCCTGTGCAGCCGTCTTCGCCGCGGCATCCTGTACAACGTGGCGCGCCAGCTCAAGTGCAACAAGCTCGCCCTGGGCCACCACCGCGACGACATGCTGCAGACCTTTTTCCTCAACATGTTCTTCGGCGGCAAGTTGAAGGGCATGCCCCCGAAGCTCACCAGCGACAACGGCGAATTCATCGTGATCCGGCCCATGGCCTATGTGGTCGAGAAGGACCTGATCCGCTGGGCCGAGCACAAGGCTTTCCCCATCATCCCCTGCACCCTGTGCGGCAGCCAGGAGAACCTGCAGCGCAAGCAGATCGGCAACCTGCTGCGCGAGTGGGACAAGAAGTTCCCCGGCCGGCTGGAGACCATGTTCACCGCGCTGCAGAACGTGGTGCCCTCGCACCTGATGGACGCGAAACTGCACGACTTCAGGAACCTGAAGGCCACCGGCGTGCCCGACGCGAACGGCGACCTGGCCTTCGACGAGGAAGAACTGCCCGCTGCACCCGGCCTGCCCGGCGGCGTGCAGGTGGTGACGCTGTAA
- a CDS encoding dihydroneopterin aldolase: protein MTKGTQILTLTGLRFDANLGILDHEKAAPQPIQVDAELNLGPQPLRPHDDDINHVLDYRKVRQIIIDECRSEHMNLLESMIGKLADRLLQLPGVIGVRVKIVKLEIFDDCEVAIRAETGIW, encoded by the coding sequence ATGACCAAAGGCACCCAGATCCTCACGCTCACCGGTTTGCGCTTCGACGCCAACCTGGGCATCCTCGACCACGAGAAGGCCGCCCCGCAGCCCATCCAGGTCGACGCCGAGCTCAACCTCGGCCCGCAGCCGTTGCGCCCGCACGACGACGACATCAACCACGTGCTGGACTACCGCAAGGTGCGCCAGATCATCATCGACGAATGCCGCTCCGAGCACATGAACCTGCTGGAAAGCATGATCGGCAAGCTGGCCGACCGCCTGCTGCAGCTGCCCGGCGTGATCGGCGTGCGCGTGAAGATCGTCAAACTGGAAATCTTCGACGACTGCGAAGTCGCCATCCGCGCCGAAACCGGCATCTGGTGA
- a CDS encoding DUF2905 domain-containing protein, with translation MFRWLLVIFFILLLVNAVTPWFKKIGFGRLPGDLNFTLFGREFNLPFTTTILLSLVAAGIARFI, from the coding sequence ATGTTCCGCTGGCTGCTCGTCATCTTTTTCATCCTGCTGCTGGTCAACGCGGTCACGCCCTGGTTCAAGAAGATCGGTTTCGGCCGCCTGCCCGGTGACCTGAACTTCACGCTCTTCGGCCGCGAGTTCAACCTGCCTTTCACCACCACCATCCTGCTGAGCCTGGTGGCCGCGGGCATTGCGCGCTTCATCTGA
- a CDS encoding complex I NDUFA9 subunit family protein has translation MKRVLLLGGTGFVGRHICEHLARLHWPMTVPTRRAANASAVQHLPRLTVLEADVHDEATLRRLLVGHDAVINLVAILHGNEAAFQRNHVELPEKLARACLAMGVKRLVHIGALGAEPAAADTAPSRYLRSKSRGEAALRSAAAQGLQLTVLRPSVIFGADDRFLNLFAALQRIFPVMPLAAAGTRFQPAWVEDVAQAVVHCLQDTRTVGLTYELCGPGVYTLKELVQLAGRAAGIRRGRGRPVIPLPMAIGRLQALLMELTPGQPLMSRDNLDSMKVDNVATGRVPGFAALGITPTGPAAVAPAYLGDGDPLLQLRSRFRRR, from the coding sequence ATGAAGCGTGTGCTCCTGCTGGGCGGTACGGGTTTCGTCGGCCGCCACATCTGCGAGCACCTGGCGCGCCTGCACTGGCCCATGACTGTGCCCACGCGCCGCGCGGCCAACGCCAGCGCGGTGCAACACCTGCCGCGCCTCACGGTGCTCGAAGCCGATGTGCACGACGAGGCCACACTGCGCCGGCTGCTCGTCGGCCATGACGCCGTCATCAACCTGGTGGCCATCCTGCACGGCAACGAAGCCGCCTTCCAGCGCAACCATGTCGAACTGCCGGAGAAACTGGCACGCGCCTGCCTGGCCATGGGCGTCAAGCGCCTGGTGCACATCGGCGCCCTGGGGGCCGAGCCGGCCGCCGCCGACACCGCGCCCTCGCGCTACCTGCGCAGCAAGTCGCGCGGCGAAGCCGCACTGCGGTCCGCCGCAGCCCAGGGCCTGCAACTCACCGTGCTGCGCCCCAGCGTGATCTTCGGTGCCGACGACCGCTTCCTCAATCTCTTCGCCGCACTGCAACGCATCTTCCCCGTGATGCCCCTGGCCGCTGCCGGCACCCGCTTCCAGCCGGCCTGGGTCGAAGATGTGGCGCAAGCGGTCGTGCACTGCCTGCAGGACACACGCACCGTCGGGTTGACCTATGAGCTCTGCGGGCCCGGCGTCTACACGCTCAAGGAACTGGTGCAGCTGGCCGGGCGCGCCGCCGGCATCCGCCGCGGCCGCGGCCGCCCGGTGATCCCCCTGCCCATGGCCATCGGCCGGCTGCAGGCGCTCTTGATGGAACTGACCCCGGGCCAGCCCCTGATGAGCCGCGACAATCTCGATTCGATGAAAGTCGACAACGTGGCCACCGGCCGCGTGCCCGGCTTCGCCGCGCTGGGCATCACGCCCACCGGCCCGGCCGCCGTGGCACCGGCTTACCTCGGCGACGGCGACCCGCTGCTGCAGCTGCGCAGCCGCTTCCGCCGCCGCTAG
- a CDS encoding class I SAM-dependent methyltransferase: MVQAVQAAGGWIGFDDFMSRALYTPGLGYYANDLRKLGLMPGSGSDFVTAPELSPLFGRALAVQVGQALQHTQTDEVWEFGAGSGALALQLLETLGEQVRRYTIVDLSGALRVRQQQALQKFGDRVHWVSELPATMQGVVVGNEVLDAMPVQLLARGGGLWYERGVALAGDRYVWADRPTALRPPVEPAGGHDYLTEIHLQAEAFIRTLAERLQRGAAFFIDYGFPEGEYYHPQRHMGTVMCHRGHQADADPLTDVGLKDITAHVNFTGIALAAQEAGLSALGYCSQARFLLNCGLAQLMEQAELPARAQAHKLVMEHEMGELFKVIGLCTGEPWYATGFSAGDRTHTL, from the coding sequence ATGGTGCAAGCCGTCCAGGCGGCCGGGGGCTGGATCGGCTTTGACGATTTCATGAGCCGGGCCCTGTACACGCCGGGCCTGGGTTATTACGCCAATGACCTGCGCAAGCTCGGCCTCATGCCGGGTTCGGGCAGCGATTTCGTGACGGCGCCCGAACTCTCGCCCCTGTTCGGCCGTGCGTTGGCGGTGCAGGTGGGCCAGGCCCTGCAGCACACCCAGACCGACGAGGTCTGGGAGTTCGGCGCCGGTTCCGGGGCGCTGGCCCTGCAGTTGCTGGAAACCCTGGGCGAGCAGGTGCGCCGTTACACCATCGTCGACCTGTCGGGGGCGCTGCGGGTGCGCCAGCAGCAGGCCTTGCAGAAATTTGGCGACCGTGTGCACTGGGTCAGTGAACTGCCGGCCACGATGCAGGGCGTGGTGGTGGGCAACGAGGTGCTGGACGCCATGCCCGTGCAACTGCTCGCACGTGGTGGCGGCCTCTGGTACGAGCGGGGCGTGGCGCTGGCCGGTGATCGCTACGTCTGGGCCGACCGGCCGACGGCGCTGCGCCCACCCGTGGAGCCCGCCGGCGGGCACGATTACCTGACCGAGATCCATCTGCAGGCCGAGGCCTTCATCCGCACCCTGGCCGAGCGGCTACAGCGCGGCGCGGCCTTTTTCATCGACTACGGCTTCCCCGAGGGTGAGTACTACCATCCGCAACGCCATATGGGCACGGTCATGTGCCACCGCGGTCACCAGGCCGATGCCGATCCGCTCACCGACGTGGGGCTCAAGGACATCACGGCCCACGTCAACTTCACCGGCATCGCGCTGGCCGCGCAGGAGGCAGGCCTGTCGGCGCTGGGGTACTGTTCGCAGGCGCGTTTCCTGCTCAATTGCGGCCTGGCCCAGCTGATGGAGCAGGCCGAACTGCCGGCGCGCGCGCAGGCCCACAAGCTGGTCATGGAGCATGAGATGGGCGAGCTGTTCAAGGTCATCGGCCTGTGCACCGGCGAGCCCTGGTATGCCACGGGGTTTTCCGCCGGCGACCGTACCCACACACTCTGA
- a CDS encoding glutathione S-transferase family protein gives MLKLTIGNKNYSSWSMRPWVLLRQAGIPFEEKLVRFDAFDAGSQFKQALAGLTPTGKVPVLQDDALVIWDTLAIAEYLAEQFPEKQLWPKDKAARARARSVCAEMHAGFSALRSHCTMNIEALLPDTGALIWRDQPAVRADVERLVTMWSELLQAHGGPLLFGNFSIVDAYFAPVCMRLKTYALPVPPAIAAYVERVAALSGVAAWIADARAEADFRAFEEPYRLKR, from the coding sequence ATGCTCAAGCTCACCATCGGCAACAAGAACTATTCGTCCTGGTCCATGCGGCCCTGGGTGCTGCTGCGCCAGGCCGGCATCCCCTTCGAGGAAAAGCTGGTGCGCTTCGATGCCTTCGATGCCGGCTCGCAGTTCAAGCAGGCCCTGGCGGGCCTCACGCCCACGGGCAAGGTGCCGGTGCTGCAGGACGACGCGCTGGTGATCTGGGACACCCTGGCCATCGCTGAATACCTGGCCGAACAATTCCCCGAGAAACAGCTCTGGCCCAAGGACAAGGCGGCCCGCGCCCGCGCGCGCAGCGTCTGCGCCGAGATGCACGCCGGTTTCAGCGCCCTGCGTAGCCACTGCACGATGAACATCGAGGCCTTGCTGCCCGACACCGGGGCCCTGATCTGGCGCGACCAGCCCGCCGTGCGCGCCGATGTAGAGCGTCTGGTGACCATGTGGAGCGAACTGCTCCAGGCCCACGGCGGGCCGCTGCTGTTCGGCAACTTCAGCATCGTCGACGCCTACTTCGCCCCGGTCTGCATGCGCCTGAAGACCTACGCCCTGCCGGTGCCGCCGGCCATCGCCGCCTATGTGGAGCGCGTGGCGGCGCTGTCCGGCGTGGCGGCGTGGATCGCCGACGCCCGCGCTGAGGCCGACTTCCGCGCTTTCGAAGAGCCCTACCGGCTCAAACGCTAG
- a CDS encoding histidine phosphatase family protein — MDKTTRILAIRHGETAWNVDTRIQGHLDIPLNDTGRWQAARLARALAVRDTIHAVYSSDLQRAHDTARAIATATGAPLATHTGLRERGFGIFEGKTYVEIEQTWPEESEHWRKRTPHWAPAGGESLLQVRERITHTLRELAARHPGQQIVLVAHGGVMDQLYRAATGQDLQAPRTWQLGNTAVNRLLWTPEGLSLVGWADTSHLEDNSLDEIST; from the coding sequence ATGGACAAAACCACACGCATCCTCGCCATCCGCCACGGTGAAACCGCCTGGAATGTGGACACGCGTATCCAGGGCCACCTGGACATCCCGCTCAACGACACGGGCCGCTGGCAAGCCGCACGGCTGGCGCGCGCCCTGGCCGTGCGCGACACCATCCACGCCGTCTACAGCAGCGACCTGCAACGCGCCCACGACACCGCGCGGGCCATCGCCACCGCCACCGGCGCCCCGCTGGCCACGCACACCGGTCTGCGCGAACGCGGCTTCGGTATCTTCGAAGGCAAGACCTACGTCGAGATCGAACAGACCTGGCCCGAGGAATCCGAACACTGGCGCAAACGCACACCACACTGGGCACCCGCCGGCGGCGAGTCGCTGCTGCAGGTGCGCGAGCGCATCACGCACACCCTGCGCGAACTGGCCGCGCGCCATCCGGGCCAGCAGATCGTGCTGGTGGCGCACGGCGGCGTGATGGACCAGCTCTACCGCGCTGCCACCGGCCAGGACCTGCAGGCCCCGCGCACCTGGCAGCTCGGCAACACCGCCGTGAACCGCCTGCTCTGGACGCCTGAAGGTCTGTCCCTGGTGGGCTGGGCCGACACCTCGCACCTGGAAGACAACTCGCTCGATGAAATCAGCACCTGA
- a CDS encoding SDR family oxidoreductase, translating to MSSPARTVLVTGSAKRLGREIALTLARAGWQVAVHYRGSVDEAMLTVADCDLLTAAAAFDADLADEAAVRALLPRVVAHFGQVDAVVNSAALFEHDSAATFGYAALEKHLRANTGAPILLAQALNTHVRERSGKGVVVNLLDQKLWNQNPDFLSYTLSKAALEAANTMLAMALAPDVRVVGVAPGLTLTSEYLSPEKFEALHKLSPLGRSSTPEDVAGAVKFALENASITGTTLLVDGGQHLLRFSRDFSMM from the coding sequence ATGTCCTCCCCCGCCCGCACCGTGCTCGTGACCGGCTCGGCCAAACGCCTGGGCCGCGAGATCGCGCTCACCCTGGCCCGGGCCGGCTGGCAGGTGGCCGTGCATTACCGCGGCTCGGTGGACGAGGCCATGTTGACCGTGGCCGACTGCGACTTGCTCACTGCGGCCGCCGCCTTTGATGCCGATCTGGCCGATGAGGCCGCCGTGCGCGCGCTGCTGCCGCGGGTGGTCGCGCATTTCGGCCAGGTCGACGCGGTGGTCAACAGCGCCGCCCTGTTCGAGCACGACAGTGCCGCGACCTTCGGCTACGCCGCGCTCGAAAAGCACCTGCGCGCCAACACGGGCGCGCCCATCCTGCTGGCGCAGGCCCTGAACACGCATGTGCGGGAGCGTTCGGGCAAGGGGGTCGTGGTCAACCTGCTGGACCAGAAGCTGTGGAACCAGAACCCGGATTTCCTGAGCTACACCCTGTCCAAGGCGGCGCTGGAAGCGGCCAACACCATGCTGGCCATGGCCCTGGCGCCCGACGTACGTGTGGTGGGCGTGGCGCCCGGCCTGACGCTGACCAGCGAGTACCTGAGCCCGGAGAAGTTCGAAGCCCTGCACAAGCTCTCGCCGCTGGGTCGCTCCTCCACCCCCGAAGACGTGGCCGGCGCGGTGAAATTTGCGCTGGAAAACGCGTCCATCACCGGCACCACCCTGCTGGTGGACGGCGGCCAGCACCTCTTGCGCTTTTCGCGCGACTTTTCGATGATGTAA
- a CDS encoding multifunctional CCA addition/repair protein, translated as MQIYMVGGAVRDALLGLPVQDHDWVVVGTTPEEMVAQGFVPVGKDFPVFLHPVTKEEHALARTERKTARGYKGFAIHTSPEVTLEEDLARRDLTVNAIAVHSSQCRPDGSFDATHLTDPYHGQRDIEHRVFRHVTPAFREDPVRILRVARLSARFTDFTVAPETMELMQHMVDDGEVDHLVAERVWQELSRGLMEEQPSRMFDVLRTCGALKRLLPEVDRLWGVPQPEQHHPEIDTGLHLMMVLDMAAQLNAPLTVRFACLGHDLGKGTTPEELLPRHIGHEERSARLLKSLCERLRVPIACAELADVVAREHGNIHRSGTLGAAALVRLLERCDAIRKPQRFAEVLLACECDARGRLGLQAEPYPQATRLQGVLETVLALPTQAIAEHAMAQGHSGKKVGEIIHTARAQAVAQHLGLDSQ; from the coding sequence ATGCAGATCTATATGGTGGGTGGCGCCGTGCGCGACGCCCTGCTCGGCTTGCCGGTCCAGGACCACGACTGGGTGGTGGTGGGAACCACCCCCGAGGAGATGGTCGCCCAGGGTTTCGTGCCCGTGGGCAAGGACTTCCCGGTCTTCCTGCACCCGGTGACCAAGGAAGAGCACGCGCTGGCGCGCACCGAGCGCAAGACGGCGCGCGGTTACAAGGGTTTCGCCATCCACACCTCGCCCGAGGTGACGCTGGAGGAAGACCTGGCGCGGCGCGACCTGACCGTCAACGCCATCGCCGTGCACAGCAGCCAGTGCCGGCCCGACGGCTCTTTTGATGCCACGCACCTGACCGATCCCTATCACGGCCAGCGCGACATCGAGCACCGGGTGTTCCGCCACGTGACGCCGGCCTTCCGCGAGGACCCGGTGCGCATCCTGCGCGTGGCGCGTCTGTCCGCACGCTTCACCGATTTCACGGTGGCGCCCGAGACCATGGAACTGATGCAGCACATGGTGGACGACGGCGAGGTCGACCACCTGGTGGCAGAGCGTGTCTGGCAGGAGCTCAGTCGCGGTCTGATGGAAGAACAGCCTTCGCGCATGTTCGACGTGCTGCGCACCTGCGGCGCGCTGAAACGACTGCTGCCCGAGGTGGACCGCCTCTGGGGCGTGCCGCAGCCCGAACAGCACCACCCGGAGATCGACACCGGTCTGCACCTGATGATGGTGCTGGACATGGCCGCCCAACTGAACGCACCGCTGACCGTGCGTTTCGCCTGCCTGGGCCATGACCTGGGCAAGGGCACCACACCCGAAGAGCTGCTGCCGCGCCATATTGGCCACGAGGAGCGCAGCGCCCGGCTCCTGAAAAGCCTGTGCGAACGCCTGCGTGTGCCCATCGCTTGCGCAGAACTGGCCGACGTGGTGGCGCGCGAGCACGGCAACATCCACCGCAGCGGCACGCTGGGCGCCGCCGCTCTGGTGCGCCTGCTGGAGCGCTGCGACGCCATCCGCAAGCCGCAGCGTTTTGCCGAAGTGCTGCTGGCCTGCGAGTGCGACGCCCGCGGCCGCCTGGGCCTGCAGGCGGAACCCTACCCGCAGGCGACACGCCTGCAGGGTGTGCTGGAGACCGTGCTGGCCCTGCCCACGCAGGCCATCGCCGAGCACGCCATGGCCCAGGGGCACAGCGGCAAGAAGGTGGGTGAGATCATTCACACGGCCCGTGCCCAGGCCGTGGCGCAGCATCTGGGCCTGGACAGCCAATAA
- the trxC gene encoding thioredoxin TrxC, with amino-acid sequence MSETRHIVCPHCHTTNRVQVVDLAKAPDCGKCHQPLFAGQPVALDAASFERHIGRSELPVLVDFWAPWCGPCRMMAPAFEQAAAQLEPQVRLAKVNTEDEQALAARFNIRSIPTLALFVGGREVARQPGAMTSPAQITAWVRQHLR; translated from the coding sequence ATGAGCGAAACGCGCCACATCGTCTGTCCGCATTGCCACACCACCAACCGCGTCCAGGTCGTGGACTTGGCGAAGGCACCGGATTGCGGCAAATGCCATCAGCCCCTCTTCGCCGGTCAGCCGGTGGCGCTGGACGCGGCCTCTTTCGAGCGCCACATCGGCCGCAGCGAGCTGCCGGTGCTGGTGGACTTCTGGGCGCCCTGGTGCGGCCCCTGCCGCATGATGGCGCCGGCCTTCGAGCAGGCCGCGGCCCAGCTGGAGCCGCAGGTGCGCCTGGCCAAGGTGAACACCGAGGACGAGCAGGCCCTGGCGGCGCGCTTCAACATCCGCAGCATTCCCACGCTGGCGCTGTTTGTGGGCGGCCGTGAAGTCGCGCGGCAACCGGGTGCCATGACCTCGCCGGCCCAGATAACCGCCTGGGTGCGCCAGCACTTGCGCTAA
- a CDS encoding 5-formyltetrahydrofolate cyclo-ligase, with product MDTSEAKRALEKKNLRQRLITERLNLPDRLQRAALLQQVMRIWLVGRPDAVIGAYWPIKGEFDPLPALHRWKEDGELLDQPQPRRIGLPVIDKVHKTLTFHAWYPGCPMEEDAYGIPKPKDTEVIVPTLLFVPCVGYGAGGYRLGYGGGFYDRTLATLQPKPYTVGLGFTQGYLDDFEPEPHDIPLEAILNDNGVVWPVGGMG from the coding sequence ATGGACACATCCGAGGCAAAAAGGGCGCTAGAGAAGAAAAACCTGCGCCAGCGGCTCATTACTGAACGCCTGAACCTGCCCGATCGCCTACAGCGTGCGGCACTTTTGCAACAAGTCATGCGCATCTGGTTGGTGGGCCGGCCGGACGCCGTGATCGGCGCCTACTGGCCGATCAAGGGCGAATTCGATCCCCTGCCGGCCCTGCATCGCTGGAAAGAGGACGGCGAACTGCTGGATCAGCCGCAACCACGGCGCATCGGCCTGCCCGTGATCGACAAGGTACACAAGACCCTGACCTTCCACGCCTGGTACCCCGGCTGTCCGATGGAGGAAGACGCCTACGGCATTCCGAAGCCGAAGGACACCGAAGTCATCGTGCCCACCCTGCTCTTCGTGCCCTGCGTGGGCTATGGGGCGGGCGGCTACCGCCTGGGTTACGGCGGCGGTTTCTACGACCGCACCCTGGCCACGCTGCAACCCAAGCCCTACACCGTGGGCCTGGGCTTCACCCAGGGTTACCTCGACGATTTCGAGCCCGAGCCGCATGACATACCGCTGGAGGCCATCCTCAACGACAACGGCGTGGTGTGGCCGGTGGGCGGCATGGGTTGA
- a CDS encoding DUF4136 domain-containing protein gives MKRLLFLLSLTLLLGGCSGLRLVESQVRATAAIPTGGAAIEAGARYRFERLPSQTDPVETDTVEAIAEAELTEVGLVRDDKNPRYSVQITTRMESFYVDDWGRPYSGPRVGGSIMIGTGNLGIGIGTGVGMRFPPPSQYRHEATLLLRDLQNNQVVYETSALHEGPWNDRYNILRAVLAAALKDFPDPPAGARRVKVEIPR, from the coding sequence ATGAAGCGGCTTCTCTTTCTGCTATCCCTCACGCTGCTGCTCGGCGGCTGCTCGGGTTTGCGGCTGGTCGAATCCCAGGTGCGCGCCACGGCCGCCATACCGACCGGCGGCGCGGCCATCGAGGCCGGTGCGCGCTACCGCTTCGAACGCCTGCCCTCGCAGACCGATCCTGTCGAGACCGATACGGTGGAAGCCATCGCCGAGGCCGAACTGACCGAGGTGGGCCTGGTGCGCGACGACAAGAACCCGCGCTACAGCGTGCAGATCACGACCCGCATGGAATCCTTCTACGTGGATGACTGGGGCCGCCCCTACAGCGGACCGCGTGTGGGCGGCTCCATCATGATCGGCACGGGCAACCTGGGCATAGGCATCGGTACCGGCGTGGGCATGCGTTTCCCACCGCCCAGCCAGTACCGCCACGAGGCCACCCTGCTGCTGCGTGATCTCCAGAACAACCAGGTCGTTTATGAAACCAGCGCCCTGCACGAAGGGCCCTGGAACGACCGCTACAACATCCTGCGCGCGGTGCTGGCCGCGGCCCTGAAAGACTTTCCCGATCCGCCGGCCGGCGCGCGCCGTGTGAAGGTCGAGATTCCGCGCTGA